From the Anaerolineales bacterium genome, the window GCCCCATCCAGGGCCTGGACTCGCCAGCGGTAGATATAGCCGCATTCGACGGCAACGTTTTTCGTCGTCCCGGTCGCGCCAAACGGGCTGCCGGTGACCGAGGTCCAGTTGTTATCGCCCGAATGACGCTGCACTTCGATCTTGTAGCCCGAAATTCCACTGGGATCGGTGACCGCACTCCAGGTCAGATCGATGGAAGATGCACAGTCGGGTTCGGATCCGTTTGCCGGACTGGAAAGCGAGGGTACGGGCGGCGCGTCGTTGTCCACCGCAGGTGTCGGAGTCGGGGGCGCCTCGAGCACCGCCACACTTTCGGGATCGCAGTACGCCTCCACGGGAGAACTCCACACCCAGCAGGTACCGGAGGTATCTGGATTTCCGATGCGCCACCATGAGCTGTCGCTCGTGCGGCCGTCGATCAGCCCCATTTCTCCCTCGAGGAGATAGCCGGCCACGTCGTAGACGCTTCCGGGCCCGGTGCGGCAGTTGACGTCCTGGCGTGCGACGACGTTGGGAACACAGCTGGTCACGGTCGGAGGGCTTTCTTCCGTTGCGGTCGGCGTGATTACCTGCGCCAATTCTTCACCCATCACGTGAATCGTGACCGTATCGGGATCGCTGGCGGAATCCTCGCCGCTGTAGGCGACGACCCTGATTTCATAATCCCCGGGTTGATCCGGCTTCCACAGGTGTTCGAAGTGCACCAGGTTTCCGCTGCCGGGTAAATCCTGCAGCGATTCCAGTTCTTCTTCGCCGATCCAGATCTGTATGCGGGAGATGCCCTTGGAGCTGGAAGCGTGGCCGTCGATATTCAGGATTTCTCCAAGGGGTAGCGTCAGGTCGTGGATCGGCGCGTCGATCCAGACGAAGGTGCCCTCGACTTGGGCCGCGCCGGTACACGCACCTATGAAGAAGGAAAGGATGAAGAACGCGCTGAAATAGAA encodes:
- a CDS encoding fibronectin type III domain-containing protein; the protein is MKRISFYFSAFFILSFFIGACTGAAQVEGTFVWIDAPIHDLTLPLGEILNIDGHASSSKGISRIQIWIGEEELESLQDLPGSGNLVHFEHLWKPDQPGDYEIRVVAYSGEDSASDPDTVTIHVMGEELAQVITPTATEESPPTVTSCVPNVVARQDVNCRTGPGSVYDVAGYLLEGEMGLIDGRTSDSSWWRIGNPDTSGTCWVWSSPVEAYCDPESVAVLEAPPTPTPAVDNDAPPVPSLSSPANGSEPDCASSIDLTWSAVTDPSGISGYKIEVQRHSGDNNWTSVTGSPFGATGTTKNVAVECGYIYRWRVQALDGAGNSSGWSAWFTFSILLP